Part of the Candidatus Omnitrophota bacterium genome is shown below.
GACCGCTTGATTGTGGGTTTGGATGCCATGGGCGGCAAGGTCATGAAAGAGGGCTGGGCCGAAGAGAGCGGGAAATCGCTTTTTGATTTGGCGGCCGAGGTTCAGGCCCTGGGCGTGAAGACCGTGATCTACACGGATATTGCCTGCGACGGGACGTTGCGCGGGCCGCAGCTTGAGACTCTGAACGAACTTTTGATTCGCACGAAGCTCGGCGTGATTGCTTCGGGCGGGGTATCCACTTTGGATGACCTTAAGGAGCTCAAGAAGCTCGAACCCAAAGGTCTTGTAGGCGCGATTTCCGGCCGCGCCCTTTATGAAAACCGCTTTACCTTACGCGAGGCACTAAAGGAGATCGGCCCTTGGGGATCTGCTTGAATAACTGTTCTTTGCGCCTGTAGCTCAGGGGATAGAGCACTGGCCTCCGGAGCCAGGTGCGGAGGTTCGAATCCTCCCAGGCGCACCAAATTATTTGGGGGGAAACCGGGGGTTTCCCCTCCAACGGCGACGACACCCCGTGTCGCCTGCCCCCCTTCCGTGTGTATCCCTCGGACCGGCATAGCCGGATCCTCAGGATAGCTGGAACGAAAACGGAGTTGGCTGAGCTGTTAGCAAAACGCATCATCCCATGTCTGGACGTTAAGGACGGCCGGGTCGTCAAGGGCACGAAGTTCGTCAACTTGCGCGATGCCGGTGATCCGGTTGAAGTCGCGGCTGCTTATGAGCAGCAGGCGGCCGATGAGCTTGTGTTTCTGGACATTACCGCGAGTCATGAAGGCCGCAAGACGCTCATTGATGTGGTGCAGCGCACGGCCGAACAGGTCTTTATGCCGCTGACCGTGGGCGGCGGCGTGGGCGCAGTCGAGGATGTGCGCGCTCTGCTCAAGGCCGGTGCGGACAAAGTCTCCATCAATACTTCTGCCGTGGAAAGACCCGGACTCCTGAATGAATCCTCGGCTGCTTTCGGGGCCCAGTGCATTGTGTTGGCTGTGGATGCCAAACGCCGCAGCAATGCTCCGGGTTGGGAGGTTTACACTCACGGCGGCCGCACACCCACGGGGCGTGATGCCCTGGAATGGGTGCGGGAGGGCGTGGAGCGCGGGGCAGGGGAGATTCTGCTCACAAGTATGGATTGCGATGGGGAA
Proteins encoded:
- the hisA gene encoding 1-(5-phosphoribosyl)-5-[(5-phosphoribosylamino)methylideneamino]imidazole-4-carboxamide isomerase, giving the protein MLIIPAIDLKDGKVVRLWQGDFSKATVYGNDPGEVARRWADEGAERIHVVDLDAARTGVTHHLDQIREIAQAVDVDIEAGGGLRSPEQIEAVFEAGVRYAVVGTKATQDSGFLKAAVDAFGDRLIVGLDAMGGKVMKEGWAEESGKSLFDLAAEVQALGVKTVIYTDIACDGTLRGPQLETLNELLIRTKLGVIASGGVSTLDDLKELKKLEPKGLVGAISGRALYENRFTLREALKEIGPWGSA
- the hisF gene encoding imidazole glycerol phosphate synthase subunit HisF, which translates into the protein MLAKRIIPCLDVKDGRVVKGTKFVNLRDAGDPVEVAAAYEQQAADELVFLDITASHEGRKTLIDVVQRTAEQVFMPLTVGGGVGAVEDVRALLKAGADKVSINTSAVERPGLLNESSAAFGAQCIVLAVDAKRRSNAPGWEVYTHGGRTPTGRDALEWVREGVERGAGEILLTSMDCDGEKTGYDIELTRAVAEAVPVPVIASGGAGTLEHLYEALAVGKADAALAASIFHYGEFTVSEAKDYLAGRGVLVRR